The nucleotide sequence GCGTAAAGGTAATCTGGTTAATGCCGGTTTATCCGATATCTTCAGTAAAAAGAAAAGCTGCCGATGGTAGGTTTGCTGAGGAAATTGAAGATCCCAAGGAGCGCGAAAAGATTTTAGGTAGTTATTATGCAATTTCAGATTATACTGGGATTAATCCTGAATTTGGAACGCTGCAAGATTTTCAGAAATTAGTAAAAACGGCACATGAGAATGATATCTATGTAATACTGGATTGGGTAGCAAATCATACCGGTTGGGATCATATTTGGATTAAAGAACATCCAGAATTTTATACAAAAAACGAAGCGGGTGAAATTATCGATCCTATAAATCCAGAAACCGGTGAAAGCTGGGGATGGACAGATGTCGCTGATCTTAGTTACGATAACAAAGAATTATGGGATGAAATGCGTAAGGAGATGCGTTATTGGGTAGAAGAACAGAATATCGATGGATTCAGATGTGATGTAGCCGGAGAAGTACCTACGGAGTTTTGGGAATCTGCGGTAAAAGAAATCAAACAGGTGAAACCGATTTTCATGTTAGCAGAATCTGAAGATAAAGATCTTTTTGAAGAAGCTTTTGATATGGGATACAACTGGGAAGGACATCATATTTTAAATGCAATTGCGCAGGGAGAACAAAATGCTAAGGATCTAAGCGATTATATGGAGAAAATTGATACCACTTATCAGGAGGACGATTACCTTATGAATTTTGTCACGAATCATGATGAAAACAGTTGGAATGGAACATTAAACGAACGAATGGGAGATGCCGCTGAAGTAATGACGGCTTTAACCTTTACATTACCTGGAATGCCGTTAATTTACAGCGGACAAGAGTATGACATGCAAAAAAGATTACGATTTTTTGAAAAAGATACCATTAATCATCAAAGAGGTAAATTTTGGCCGATTTTATCGAAACTTGGCTCACTGAAAAATGAAAGTCCGGCTTTAGATGGTTCAAAAACGGAAGCTGACTTTTTAGAAATTAAAAATTTGGCTCAGAATACAATTTTCAGTTTCAAAAGAAAGAAAAATAATGAAGAGGTTATTTTTATCGGAAATTTGAGTGGGAAGGATAAAGAGTTTAAAATCAATCTCAATGGCGAATTTATTGATTATATGAATAACGAAAAAGTTTTCGTAATAGAAGAAAATCAAAAATTGCTATTTTCTCCTTGGGAATATAAAATTTTAATAAACCGATAAGAAAATTCACAAAATCCTAAAAACAGTCTCATTTTGAGGCTGTTTTTATTAGTTATTAACCGCAATCGATTTAGTTGTGTCTTAAATTAGGTTATAATTAAGATTTAAAATAGATTTGAGGTGATGGCAAATAAAATAAAGAAAATTGGTGTCTTAACATCTGGTGGCGATGCCCCCGGAATGAACGCCGCAATAAGAGCGGTCGTTAGAGCTTGTTCTTTTTATAAAATTGACTGCGTTGGAGTATATCGTGGCTATCAGGGCTTAATGGAAGGTGACTTCGAAGAGCTGAATGCCAGATCTGTACGTAACGTCATAAATAAAGGTGGTACTTTCCTTAAATCTGCTCGCTCTATGGAGTTTAAAACCAAAGAGGGCAGAAAACGAGCTTACGAGCAATTAACAAAAAATAACATTGACGCTTTGGTTGTTATAGGCGGAGATGGTACTTTTACTGGTGGAATATATTTTAGCCAGGAATTTGATCTTCCAATAGTCGGTATTCCGGCCACAATTGATAATGATATTAGTGGTACAGATTTTACTTTAGGCTATGATACTGCTTTAAACACAGTTGTCGATGCAATAGATAAAATTCGAGATACAGCAAGTTCTCATAATAGATTATTCTTTATTGAAGTTATGGGAAGAGATGCTGGTGATATTGCACTAAATAGTGGAATTGGAGCAGGAGCTGAGGAGATTTTAATTCCTGAAGAAGATGAGGGATTAGAGCGAATGCTTGAATCGCTTAGAAAAAGTAAAATGTCCGGTAAACTTTCTAGTATTATCGTAGTTGCTGAAGGTGAGAAAAGCGGAAAGAATATATTTCAGCTCGCAGAACATGTAGAAGAACAGCTAGAAGGTTACGATATTAGAGTATCTGTTTTAGGACATATACAAAGAGGAGGAAGACCAAGTTGTTTTGATCGCGTTCTTGCCAGCAAATTAGGAGTAGGAGCTGTAGAAGCTTTGATAGACGGGGACTCTAAAGTTATGATTGGCTTAAGCCATCAAAAAGTTGTTCGCGTTCCACTTACCACCGCTATCGATGGTGAGGCAAAATATGATAAAGAATTAAGGAGGGTGGCAGACATCACTTCAGTTTAAATTTTAAAAATAGAAAAATGAGTACAAAAATTGGAATTAACGGTTTTGGCCGTATAGGGCGTATTGCTTTTAGAATAGCAGCTCAAAGTGAGAAAGTAGAAGTAGTAGCTATCAACGATTTATTAGATGTAGATCATTTGGCTTATCTTTTAAAATATGATTCTGTACACGGTAAATTTAAAGGTTCTGTTGAAGTAAAGGACGGAAGTCTTATCGTAGACGGAAAAACTATCAGAGTAACTTCTGAAAAAAATCCGGCAGACCTTAAATGGAAAGATGCAGGAGTAGAAGTTGTTTTAGACTGTACTGGTATCTTTACAGATTTAGATAATGCAAAAGCTCACCTTGAAGCAGGCGCTAGAAAAGTTGTAATTTCTGCACCTTCTAAAACTGCTCCAATGTTTGTAATGGGAGTAAATCATAACGAAGTAACTGCAGATCAGGACATCGTTTCTAACGCATCTTGTACTACAAACTGTCTTGCACCACTTGCAAAAGTGATTGATGATGAGTTTGGTTTAGTAGAAGGTTTAATGACAACTGTTCATGCATCTACTTCAACTCAGTTTACAGTAGATTCTCCATCTAAGAAAAACTTTAGATTAGGACGTAGTGCTATGGCTAACATTATCCCTAGTTCTACAGGTGCTGCTGTTGCTGTAACTAAAGTAATTCCTTCACTTAAAGGAAAACTTACTGGAATGGCTTTTAGAGTTCCAACTACAGATGTTTCTGTTGTGGATCTTACAGTGAAAACTGAAAAAGCTACTTCTTACGAAGAAATTAAAGCAGCTTTCAAAAAAGCAGCTGGTGGAGATTACAAAGGTGTAATTTCTTACACAGACGAGGCTGTTGTAAGCCAGGATTATGTATCAGATGCTCATACTTGTAACTTTGATGCTGAAGCTGGTATCGCACTTAACGATAACTTCTTCAAGTTAATCGCATGGTACGATAACGAGTATGGATACTCTTCAAAACTTATCGATTTAGCTGCTCACGTAGCTTCTCTATAATTAACTAATTTGAGCCTGAAAAGTTGTGCGGTAATTCAATATCTTGAATTTGCATAGTTTTTCAGGCTTTTTTATCTCTAATCAATACTTAACACAAATGATACTAATAGCAGATGGTGGCTCTACAAAGTGCGACTGGATTTTAATGGACGCTTCCGGAGAAAAGATTTTTAAAACCAGAACTAAAGGATTAAATCCGGCTGTATTCCCAGAAATAGTATTAGAACAACGTATAGAAGAAAATGCTGACCTAAGGGAAGTAAAAGACAAAGTACAACGCGTTCACTTTTTTGGTGCAGGATGTGGTACCGCAAAGCCTAGTGCGCTATTAGCAGGAATCATCGGTAATTTCTTTACGAATGCAGATGATGTAATGGTAAAAGAAGATATGGTCGCTGCTGTTTACGCTGCTACTACAGAACCTGGTATCGTTTGTATTCTAGGAACAGGATCTAACTCTTGTTATTTTGATGGAGAGAATATTCATCAATCTGTAGCATCTTTAGGATACATCTTGATGGATGAAGCTAGTGGTAATTACTTCGGAAAAAGATTAATTCGCGATTATTACTACAAAAGAATGCCTCCTGAACTAGCAGTTAAATTTGAAGAAAAATTTGATTTAACTAGTGATGAAATAAAGAGAAATATCTACCAAAAAGATAATCCAAATACTTATTTAGCTTCTTTCGCAGAATTTATTTTTGCTAATGAAAGAAATGGATATTTCTACAAACTAGTACACGAAGGATTAACCGATTTTATACATTCTAGAGTACTTTGTTACCCAGAATGTCGTACTACACCGGTACATTTTATAGGTACTATTGCTTATTTTAGTGAAGACATCATTAAAGCAGTGCTTCAACCTTACGGTATAGAAGTAGGGAATATTGTAAGACGTCCTATCGATGCATTAGTAGAACACTATCGTAAAAATGTGTTAACTGCTTAAATTACAGTTGACTGAAGGGATATAATTTACTAGATTTAGAGAAACTTTCTTTAAATGCTGGTAAAAGTTTATGGTAGTGCTGTTTTTGGAGTAGAAGCAACAACTGTTGCAGTTGAAGTAAATATAGACAAAGGCATAGGCTACCATTTAGTAGGATTACCAGATAATGCTGTAAAAGAAAGCAGTTTTAGAATTGCAGCAGCATTACAAAATAACGGATTCAAATTTCCGGGAAAAAAGATTATAGTGAATATGGCTCCCGCCGATCTTCGAAAAGAAGGATCGGCTTACGACCTAACTTTTGCTATCGGTATTTTGGCAGCTTCTGGCCAGATAAAAGCCGAAAATATTTCAGAATATATTATAATGGGAGAGTTATCCCTTGATGGAAGTTTACAACCCATCAAGGGAGCACTTCCTATTGCCATAAAGGCGAAACAGGAAGGTTTTAAACACTTCATCTTACCAGAACAAAATGCAAAAGAAGCAGCGATAGTTTCAGATATTAAAGTTTTTGGTGTAAATAATTTAAAGGAAGTTTGCGATCACTTTGATAAAGCTTCAGAATTACCTGAGACCATCATCAACACTCGAGAAGAGTTCTATAATCATTTAGATCATCCTGAGCATGACTTTGCAGATGTAAAAGGACAGGAGTCTATTAAACGCTGTATGGAAATTGCCGCAGCAGGCGGGCACAATATTATTTTAATTGGCCCACCCGGAGCCGGTAAAACCATGCTGGCTAAAAGATTACCGAGCATCTTGCCACCCATGACTTTGCATGAAGCACTTGAAACGACGAAAATTCATAGTGTTGTCGGTAAAATAAAAGATCATGGTTTAATGGCGCAGCGACCTTTTAGAAGTCCACATCATACTATTTCTGACGTTGCACTTGTCGGCGGTGGGGCTTATCCGCAGCCGGGAGAAATTTCCCTTTCGCATAACGGTGTTTTATTTTTAGATGAATTACCAGAATTTAAACGCAGTGTTTTAGAAGTGATGCGACAGCCTTTAGAAGATCGAGAAGTCACCATTTCTAGAGCTAGATTTACGGTGACTTATCCTTCCAGTTTTATGCTAGTTGCAAGTATGAATCCTAGTCCCGGTGGATATTTTAATGATCCTGATGCTCCAGTAACTTCTTCACCTGCAGAAATGCAACGCTATTTAAGCAAAATTAGCGGTCCGCTTTTGGATCGAATAGATATTCACATTGAAGTAACTCCGGTTCCTTTCGATAAATTAAGTGATGAGCGTAAAGGAGAAAGTAGTATTGACATTCGAAAACGAGTGACTACTGCCAGAGAATTTCAAACAATGAGATTCGCTGATTTTGACAATATTCATTATAACGCCCAGATGGGAACTAAACAGATTTCAAGTTTCTGCAAATTAGATTCGGCTTCAAAAGCACTGCTGAAAACTGCGATGGAGCGCTTAAATCTTTCAGCAAGGGCTTACGACAGAATTTTAAAGGTTTCCAGAACAATTGCCGATTTAGAAGCTTCCGAAGATGTTAAAGCAATGCATATAAGCGAAGCGATTCAATATAGAAGCTTAGACAGAGAGGGGTGGTTAGGCTAAATCTTTTTTCTTTTTAGCAAGACCTTTAAATTTTTGTAATTAATTTTTGATAAATTGTTCCTGAATTTTCAATCAATCCCAATTCATGAAAAAATTAGTGCTTGTTTTTGTCGCTTTTGGTCTTTTTAGCTGCAAAAAGGAAACAGCCAGTGATATAGAGCAAACCGAGGAAACCTCTTCTGATTCCATTATAGATATAGATTCAATTACCGAGACTATAATTCCTGAAACTACTATCGATTTTACGCTGGAAGAAGCAAATCGTCTCGCAGAACTCCCATTAGAATGCGTTGGAACGCAATATCCTAATAAATTGAGTCAGACGCTCGAAAATGCTGAAGCCATGGGGGAACCAAAAGAATTGCACCCTGCATTTTTTGGTTGTTTCGATTGGCATAGCTCGGTGCATGGGCATTGGTCGTTGGTGGCACTTTTAAAAAGTTTCCCAAATCTTGAAAAAGCAGATGAAATTCGTCAAAAACTGGAAGCCTCTTTAACGGCTGAAAATATCAAGTCTGAAGTAGAATACTTTAAAAGACCCCAAGCATTAAGTTATGAGAGAACGTATGGTTGGGCGTGGCTTTTAAAACTTGCAGAAGAATTGAAAACCTGGGATGATCCAATGGCAACCAAGCTTGATAAAAATCTACAACCACTTACCGATTTAATTGTATCGAGATATCTAGAATTCTTACCAAAATTAAACTATCCAATTAGAGTTGGAGAGCATACCAACACCGCTTTCGGTTTAGGTTTCGCTTACGATTACGCGGTAGCTGCTGAAAATAAAGAGCTTCAGGAAATCATCTCTAAAAGAGCTAAAGATTTTTATTTAAAAGATGATAATTGTCCGATCGCCTGGGAGCCTAGTGGTTACGACTTCTTATCGCCATGTCTAGAAGAAGTAGATATTATGCGAAGAATCATGCCTAAAAATGCATTTTTTCTATGGGTAGAAGATTTTATGCCAGAACTTATGAATAAAGATTTCTCTATTGAAGTAGGCGAGGTATCTGATAGAAGTGATGGTAAACTTGTACACTTAGACGGTCTAAATTTTAGTCGAGCTTGGGTTTTTAATGGCTTAGCTGATACCTATCCAGAAAAGTTTAGCCATTTAAGCTCACTTGCCGATAGTCATTTATCTTATTCTTTTCCTAATCTGGTAGGAGATTCGTACGAAGGCGGCCATTGGTTAGGAAGTTTTGCGATCTATGCGTTAAGCAGAGATAAAAAGTAATTTGAAAAATTATCTGAAAGAATTAGGGCCTGGAGTCTTAGTTTCTGCTGCTTTTATAGGTCCGGGAACCGTTACGGCCTGTACTTTAGCCGGAGTCAACTTTGGCTATTCTTTACTTTGGGCATTATTACTTTCCATTTTTTCTTGCATCATTTTACAGGAAATGGCGGCCAGGCTTGGTGTTGTTTCTCAGAAAGGGCTAAGTGATAATATTCGTGCAGAGCTTAAAAAGCCAGTTTCGCGGTTTTTAGCCTTAGGTTTAATATTTTCTGCAATTGTTATAGGAAATGCGGCTTACGAAGCCGGCAATATTACAGGAGCAGTCTTAGGATTACAAGTGGTATTTGGAGAGCAATATCTAAGCTTCGCTAATTTCGATATTAATCTTTGGAGCCTGCTGGTTGGTAGTATTGCTTTTATAATTCTATGGATAGGGAATTATAAAGTGCTCGAGAAGATTTTTATTGCGCTAGTTCTTATAATGAGTCTGGCTTTTATAATTACAGCTATAGTAGTAAAACCTGATATTAGCCAATTACTAAGTGGATTTATTCCCAATAATATATCTACAGGGATTCTAGGCGTTATTGCTTTAGTAGGAACTACTGTCGTGCCGTACAATCTATTTTTGCACGCATCACTAGTTAGTGAGAAGTGGAAAGATAAAAAGTATCTTAAAACAGCTAAGATTGAATTGATCATAGCAATTGTTTTAGGTGGTATCGTTTCAATGGCGATATTGGTTTGCGGTGCAGCTTCAGGATTGGAAAGTGTAAATAGTGCAATAGATTTAGCTGAAGGTTTAAAACCTGTTTTTGGTAAATACGCCACTTGGTTTATGGCGATTGGTTTGCTATCCGCAGGAATTACATCTTCAATTACCGCCCCTCTTGCTGCAGCCTATGTGGTTAAAGGTTGTTTAGGATGGAAAACGGACCTGAAGTCTGTAAAATTCAAGGCAGTTTGGGCGTTCGTTCTCATTGTAGGTATATTTTGCTCTTCTTTAAAAATTCAGCCAATAAAACTAATTCAGTTTGCTCAAATCGCAAACGGAATTTTACTTCCCGTTATTGCTATTTTCTTGTTTTGGGTGGTCAATAAAGATTCGGTATTAGGTAATAACAAAAATTCACTTCTTCAGAATATTTTCGGTTTTGTGGTGATAACCATTGCCATATTTTTGGGAGTCAAATCTATTATTACCGTGTGGTAAATTCATTCGATTATAATTAAAATATATGCAATTGAAGGCTTATCATTTCTTTTACACTTTTTTATCGAAAAACCTTTATATTAAATTTTCTATCAAAAAAGTACTATGGAAGAAATAGATATTAATTGTGATCTTGGCGAAGGTGGCGATTACGATCACTTACTAATGCCATTAATTTCCAGTTGTAACATTGCCTGTGGTGGCCATGCAGGAAATGTGGAAACTATGTCGAAAACTGTAGACTTGGCTATTGCAAATAATACCAAGATAGGAGCGCATCCTTCGTATCCAGATAAAGCTAATTTTGGTAGAAAATCAATGCAAATTTCTACGGAAGAACTTAAAAGTAGTATCCAAAATCAGGTCTTAGAATTACAAAAAATAGCTTCGGACAAAGGAGTGAAAATCCATCATGTAAAACCGCATGGAGCGTTATATAATGATGCTGCAAAAGATGAAAAAATCGCTAAAATTATAGTGGAAAGTTTGCTTGAAATAGATGCTGGTTTTAGCCTTTTTGTACCATTAAATTCTGTTATTTCTGAAGTCGCAAAAGGGAAAATAAATATCATTTTTGAAGGTTTTGCAGATCGGAATTATGAGGCTGATTATTCATTGGTGAGCAGGTCTAAAACCAATGCGGTAATTGAAGAAAAAGAGGCCGTTTTTAAACATGTTTTT is from Zunongwangia endophytica and encodes:
- a CDS encoding alpha-amylase family glycosyl hydrolase produces the protein MKRFIIAALALTMFAACKNEASEKPVKNESEKAQKLAPINDSILGQSVIYEANIRQYSPEGTFNEFTKDIPQLKELGVKVIWLMPVYPISSVKRKAADGRFAEEIEDPKEREKILGSYYAISDYTGINPEFGTLQDFQKLVKTAHENDIYVILDWVANHTGWDHIWIKEHPEFYTKNEAGEIIDPINPETGESWGWTDVADLSYDNKELWDEMRKEMRYWVEEQNIDGFRCDVAGEVPTEFWESAVKEIKQVKPIFMLAESEDKDLFEEAFDMGYNWEGHHILNAIAQGEQNAKDLSDYMEKIDTTYQEDDYLMNFVTNHDENSWNGTLNERMGDAAEVMTALTFTLPGMPLIYSGQEYDMQKRLRFFEKDTINHQRGKFWPILSKLGSLKNESPALDGSKTEADFLEIKNLAQNTIFSFKRKKNNEEVIFIGNLSGKDKEFKINLNGEFIDYMNNEKVFVIEENQKLLFSPWEYKILINR
- a CDS encoding N-acetylglucosamine kinase, which encodes MILIADGGSTKCDWILMDASGEKIFKTRTKGLNPAVFPEIVLEQRIEENADLREVKDKVQRVHFFGAGCGTAKPSALLAGIIGNFFTNADDVMVKEDMVAAVYAATTEPGIVCILGTGSNSCYFDGENIHQSVASLGYILMDEASGNYFGKRLIRDYYYKRMPPELAVKFEEKFDLTSDEIKRNIYQKDNPNTYLASFAEFIFANERNGYFYKLVHEGLTDFIHSRVLCYPECRTTPVHFIGTIAYFSEDIIKAVLQPYGIEVGNIVRRPIDALVEHYRKNVLTA
- the gap gene encoding type I glyceraldehyde-3-phosphate dehydrogenase is translated as MSTKIGINGFGRIGRIAFRIAAQSEKVEVVAINDLLDVDHLAYLLKYDSVHGKFKGSVEVKDGSLIVDGKTIRVTSEKNPADLKWKDAGVEVVLDCTGIFTDLDNAKAHLEAGARKVVISAPSKTAPMFVMGVNHNEVTADQDIVSNASCTTNCLAPLAKVIDDEFGLVEGLMTTVHASTSTQFTVDSPSKKNFRLGRSAMANIIPSSTGAAVAVTKVIPSLKGKLTGMAFRVPTTDVSVVDLTVKTEKATSYEEIKAAFKKAAGGDYKGVISYTDEAVVSQDYVSDAHTCNFDAEAGIALNDNFFKLIAWYDNEYGYSSKLIDLAAHVASL
- a CDS encoding YifB family Mg chelatase-like AAA ATPase, which encodes MLVKVYGSAVFGVEATTVAVEVNIDKGIGYHLVGLPDNAVKESSFRIAAALQNNGFKFPGKKIIVNMAPADLRKEGSAYDLTFAIGILAASGQIKAENISEYIIMGELSLDGSLQPIKGALPIAIKAKQEGFKHFILPEQNAKEAAIVSDIKVFGVNNLKEVCDHFDKASELPETIINTREEFYNHLDHPEHDFADVKGQESIKRCMEIAAAGGHNIILIGPPGAGKTMLAKRLPSILPPMTLHEALETTKIHSVVGKIKDHGLMAQRPFRSPHHTISDVALVGGGAYPQPGEISLSHNGVLFLDELPEFKRSVLEVMRQPLEDREVTISRARFTVTYPSSFMLVASMNPSPGGYFNDPDAPVTSSPAEMQRYLSKISGPLLDRIDIHIEVTPVPFDKLSDERKGESSIDIRKRVTTAREFQTMRFADFDNIHYNAQMGTKQISSFCKLDSASKALLKTAMERLNLSARAYDRILKVSRTIADLEASEDVKAMHISEAIQYRSLDREGWLG
- a CDS encoding Nramp family divalent metal transporter yields the protein MKNYLKELGPGVLVSAAFIGPGTVTACTLAGVNFGYSLLWALLLSIFSCIILQEMAARLGVVSQKGLSDNIRAELKKPVSRFLALGLIFSAIVIGNAAYEAGNITGAVLGLQVVFGEQYLSFANFDINLWSLLVGSIAFIILWIGNYKVLEKIFIALVLIMSLAFIITAIVVKPDISQLLSGFIPNNISTGILGVIALVGTTVVPYNLFLHASLVSEKWKDKKYLKTAKIELIIAIVLGGIVSMAILVCGAASGLESVNSAIDLAEGLKPVFGKYATWFMAIGLLSAGITSSITAPLAAAYVVKGCLGWKTDLKSVKFKAVWAFVLIVGIFCSSLKIQPIKLIQFAQIANGILLPVIAIFLFWVVNKDSVLGNNKNSLLQNIFGFVVITIAIFLGVKSIITVW
- a CDS encoding DUF2891 domain-containing protein produces the protein MKKLVLVFVAFGLFSCKKETASDIEQTEETSSDSIIDIDSITETIIPETTIDFTLEEANRLAELPLECVGTQYPNKLSQTLENAEAMGEPKELHPAFFGCFDWHSSVHGHWSLVALLKSFPNLEKADEIRQKLEASLTAENIKSEVEYFKRPQALSYERTYGWAWLLKLAEELKTWDDPMATKLDKNLQPLTDLIVSRYLEFLPKLNYPIRVGEHTNTAFGLGFAYDYAVAAENKELQEIISKRAKDFYLKDDNCPIAWEPSGYDFLSPCLEEVDIMRRIMPKNAFFLWVEDFMPELMNKDFSIEVGEVSDRSDGKLVHLDGLNFSRAWVFNGLADTYPEKFSHLSSLADSHLSYSFPNLVGDSYEGGHWLGSFAIYALSRDKK
- the pxpA gene encoding 5-oxoprolinase subunit PxpA is translated as MEEIDINCDLGEGGDYDHLLMPLISSCNIACGGHAGNVETMSKTVDLAIANNTKIGAHPSYPDKANFGRKSMQISTEELKSSIQNQVLELQKIASDKGVKIHHVKPHGALYNDAAKDEKIAKIIVESLLEIDAGFSLFVPLNSVISEVAKGKINIIFEGFADRNYEADYSLVSRSKTNAVIEEKEAVFKHVFSMFKHGKITIENGENLPCNAATFCLHSDTKNSVEILRFLHQRFSEENIKIKNT
- the pfkA gene encoding 6-phosphofructokinase, encoding MANKIKKIGVLTSGGDAPGMNAAIRAVVRACSFYKIDCVGVYRGYQGLMEGDFEELNARSVRNVINKGGTFLKSARSMEFKTKEGRKRAYEQLTKNNIDALVVIGGDGTFTGGIYFSQEFDLPIVGIPATIDNDISGTDFTLGYDTALNTVVDAIDKIRDTASSHNRLFFIEVMGRDAGDIALNSGIGAGAEEILIPEEDEGLERMLESLRKSKMSGKLSSIIVVAEGEKSGKNIFQLAEHVEEQLEGYDIRVSVLGHIQRGGRPSCFDRVLASKLGVGAVEALIDGDSKVMIGLSHQKVVRVPLTTAIDGEAKYDKELRRVADITSV